The window GTCTTGGTAATTAAATTTGTCTAGCATCTATGATTGATGATCACTGGGTATGGCATAGAAAGCTTGGCCATTCTAGCATGCATACTATTCAAAAACTTTCTAAATGCGATCTTGTCATTagtcttccaaaactagatttttcaaaagatCACATTTGTGATGCATGTAAATTAGGAAAACAAACTCGTTcatctttcaaaatcaaaaatattatttCTACTACTAAACCTCTTCAACTCTTGCATATGGATTTGTTTGGTCCAACTAGAACTGCTAGTATTGGTGGTAGAAAATATGCTTTTGTTATCGTAGATGATTTTCTCGTTTCACTTGGGTTATTTTTTCTAGTTATAAATATGAAACTCTAAGGAATTTTGAAATCTTCTGTAAGAAGGTTCAACGTGAAAAGGGATACTACATTACCACTATCAGAAGTGACCATGGACGAGAGTTTGAAAGCAGAGCATTTGAAAACTTCTGCAACGATCAAGGAATATCTCACAACTTCTCTTCGCCAAGAttacctcaacaaaatggagtggtagAACGTAAAAACAGAATTTTGCAGGACATGGCAAGAACCATGATTGTGGAAAACTCTCTACCTCaccacttctgggcagaagctgtgagCACAACATGTCATATTATTAACAAATGTCTGATTCGACCCATTCTTAAAAAGACTCCATATGAGCTATGGAATGGTAAGAAATCCAACATCAGTTACTTTCACCCATTTGGATACAAATGCTTCATCCACAATAATGGAAAAAATAACTTGGGTAAGTTTGATCCAAAAAGCAACGAAGGTATATTTCGTGGATATTCTCCCTCAAGTAGAGCACATAGAGTTTACAATAAAAGAACTTTATGCATTGAAGAATTAATTCATGTTGTTTTTGTGGATACTAACCCTTGCTCAAGGAACGAAAAAACTTCCTGAAGATGAGGAAATCTCTATTGTCCCAAAGTCTATTATTGCGGGAAAAGATAGTCACGATGAGTCGACCAGTAAGCAGAATCAGTCAACTGAGGAGCACATTGAAATCCAGGAATCTTCTTCTACTGAACAGTCAACCACTGTGGAAAAAGAGCCAATCACAAACATTCCAAATGAATGAAAAAGTGAACCTGGATATCCCCACAAATTCATTATTAGAAATCCATAGGAGGGTATCAGTACCAGAAGATCTCAGAAGCTCAACTCTCACATGGCCTTAATAtcacaacttgagccaaagaATGTGGAAGAAGCCCATAAAGATAACTACTGGATCAAAGTTATGAAAGATGAACttgatcaatttgaaagaaataaagtgtGGTATTTGGTTCCAAAACCATCAAATGCTTCCATTGTAGGaactaaatgggtcttcagaaataaGTTGAATAAATCTGGTCAAGTGGTACGTAATAAGCATGAATAGTTGCTCAAGGTTACTCTCAGCAAGTGGGAATCGACTACGATGAAACATTTGCACTTATAGCAAGATTAGAGTCTATTCGAATACTACTTACTTTTGCTGCTCATAAAGGATTCAAACtatttcaaatggatgtaaaaagtgTCTTCCTAAACGGATACATCTCTGAAGAAGTATACGTGAAACAACCTCCTGGCTTTGTAAGTAACAACTTCCCAAATCATGTATTCAAGTTGTCTAAAGCTTTATACGGACTCAAGCAAGCCCCAGAGACTGGTATGAAAGATTAAGTTCTTTCCTTCTAAATCAAGGTTTCAAACGAGGTAATATCGACACAACCTTGTTTATTAAGCACTCAAATTTAGGTAATCTTATTACTCAAATTTATGTTGACGATATTATTTTTGGAAGCCTTAACTCTGTACTATGTGAAGAATTCGCTCACATTATGAAAGGAGAATTCGAAATAAGCATGATGGGAGAGTTAACTTTCTTTCTTGAACTGTAAATCGAACAATCTCCCAAAGGGATTTTTATCAACCAAACCAAGTACACCACGGAACTTATAAAGAAGTTTGGTATGGAGAATGCAAAGTCCATTGGAACTCCAATGAGTCCAACAACTacgcttgaagaagaaaataatgaaaaaagtATGGATAAAACAATCTATAGAGGAATGATTGGATCTTTattatatctcactgctagtcgACCAGATATAATGTTCAGTGTTTGTAAATTTGCAAGGTTTTAGTCGGATTCAAAAGAATCCCATCTTACTGCAGTTAAACGCATTATTAGATATCCTATTGGGACTATTGAATTAGGACTATGGTATACTCACTCTAACaattttgttttaaaaggtttttcagATGCAGATTTTGCAGGTGATAGGATTGACAGGAAAAGTACTAGTGGCATATGCCAATTATTGGGAAATGCACTAATTTCCTAGCATAACAAGAAACAAAATTGTGTTGCCTTGTCAACTACTGAAGCAGAATATTTAGTTGTTGGAAGTTGTTGTACACAAGTTCTTTGGATTATGCATCAACTTCTCGATTATAAATTATCTCTTACCTCTACTCCTATATTCTATGATAATACTAGTGCTATATGTTTGTCAAAATATTATGTGCATCACTCTAGGGAAAAGTATATAGAAATCAAGCATCATTTTATCCGTGATCATGTTGCAAATAATTTATTGTTGGTATTTTCACAAAACCTCTTTTGGAAGAAAGATTTTGTCTATTGCATAAAAAGATTGCCATTATGCCTATTTTGTAAAAAATCTTTCGTAtctatataaaatattttacttcctTACTTATGTTTTTCTTAATTAATGAGTGTATTAATTTTGATGTGAGTGTCATTATTATACTTCCATTGATGTCGCCGAAGCAACTTCTCAGAAGTGTCACTTCCTTCTGAACCTGGCTTTTCCCTTCACCGATGCAACCCTTCAACCTTCCAAAAGCTTAGATAAGTACCATATTCTCCTTCTCATTCTTTATCTCTTCTCACAAGATTTCCTCTACCATGGTAAAAAGAAACATCTCATCTTCCACTGCCACAAGACGAAGCAGACGATTTCAGAAAACCCACAACCCCGAAGAAACGGTAGACCTGGAATCATCCCTTGACTCAAACTTCCTCAAAACCGACAATAAAAGCAGTGAATCATCATAGGATCTACCTATTAGCCGAAAAAAGGCAGGAAAAAGGCCTATGGAACAAACCCCCAAAAAGCCTGCATGCAAGAAGGGGAAAGTGGAAAGCATAGATTTTGGGCCAGAGGACAAACTAAACTTCTATGGACCAAGTGAGAAATAAAGGTTTGAGTCCTATATGTCCAAATCTATGGCTTATGGACGCTCTGTAAGTCTCTCTCTTATGAAAAATTTGCATTGTGATGTGATTGCTATTTTTGACTTTCAATGTCTTTCTCCTCTGTTTGATATTATTGGAAATTCTATGTATGAAGAGCCTGTGAGGATGTTTTATGCCAATCTGTTTGTTAATGACAAAGATGACTTGGAATCCATGGTTTTAGACACTCGGATTGTTCTTGATTCCTATCAAGTTGAGAAGATATTTTCTGCTAAGTTTCATGGTTATGATGTTTTTGCGTAAAACTCCTGACCTAAAGACTTTGAAGTTTCTTTAGAAGAGGCAAAAGCTTTCCTATCGGATAACCTTCCTGACATTGGtcctaaaaatttcaaatttgaacaccGAATTTTAGCCCACATGAGAGCCACCACCTTACTTCCTAGAACTGGGTCCCTCAGCACTTTATCTACTAGAGAcatttttgttctttattatCTCGTGAACAATAAAAGGCTTGACTGGTTTGTGTGGATTCGTCAGTATATGCTTGAAAGTATCAGGGATATATCCTCTTCTGCTACTTTTTTACCCTATGGTTTGCTCATATCACATATTCTTGAAGTCGTGAAGATTGATTTGGCACCTTTCTCACCCAAGCACATTACTAGTACCTATGATAAGACATCCTTTGCTATGATGGGTTACACCTTAAGTGACAATGGATGGGTCAGGCGTGCCAAAGTTGAAAGTGCTCCGGTACAAGTTGAAGCACCTACTGAACCAACAGAGACTCAGTCGACTGCCACTAACAACCTACAGCAGATTCAGCAAAATCTAGATGGGGAAAAAATCCTGCTCATTACAATGAAAGAACAGGTGGACAAGATCAGGGAAGTCACCAAATAAACAGGTACAGATATGGCCAAGCTCAGGATGGACATGGGAGCCACGATGAGGCAAGAAATCAGGGCATTCAACTCCATGATAGAAAAAAACCTCCTATGACTTTTTCTGCACCAAAGTGATTAATACCCTGAATTACTTTCTGGGGAGGAACTAAGGCAGTGTAtgtgttaaaaataattttttgcttGCTTTTATTTTATGACCTATTTTTTGCGTTGGTCTGTAAGAACCATTACTCTAAGCCTCTACCGAAGGCATAACCTCTGCTACTCTAACTACTCTGTCTATTATCTACTTTATTTTGTATGTTATGTCTGTactttattttgtattttgtttcctttttaatTGATGTCAAAGGGGGAGAAACCTGATAAGTAAACCTGAGCAACAACTCAAGGGGAGCAGCGATGAGTAAATCAAAGTAACAACTCAGGGGGAGCACGCATCTTAAGCTATGCAAGGGAAGTATACTCTATTTACTCTTTTTTGATTGACATTATCAAAAAGGGAGAGATTGTTACATctaagtttcaatgatgacaataGTGCAAAACTAATTGTATTCATTTGATTGCAAGAAATTAGGAAGTAGCACTACTTCAAAGGAAGTCCTTTTGGTAAGGACACCGGAAAGGAAACGAGATCCAAGGCAACAAGAATGATGCTAAATCAAAGGAAGTGAAAGCAatcaaaaaggaaacaaaatcAAGTCCAGGCGCTAAAGAAATTCAAGGCTAAATCAAAGGACATCGAGGCTTTCAAGAAGGAAACATATCAAGTGCAGCTGCTAAAGAATATCAAGCCATTTTTCAAGGATTAAATTAGAATCTGAAGATACTGAAGATTGATCAACCAAATCAAAGCCACAAATCACTCCATGGAATATGGATATGAAAGGGGAAGGACGTAAACGAATACAGCTCATCTCATGTGCAGGATTCGGAGGCACCTCTTGGGTCAAATCTCTTAGAGGATTCTGTGCCTCAATCAAAGATCAATCTGCAACGGCTATTCAAACTCTCCTATAAGAAGACTGGCAAACTCAAGAAGATGATTTACGCAACTACATAATCTGTTTCTAAACCTTTCTAGTTCTTAGTACAAATATTGTATTCTTGAGTCTACAAGTGTCACAAAAGATAGGAAGAGTTAGAATACAAAACAAGAGTTGTGTCAACACTGCAAAAATCACTGTTTCTATATATCGTTGATGGTGAACGTACTAAAACTATCACTACTGTAAACATTTATCAAAGATCTAAGAGAACTCTTGTGACCGAAGGGAACTGGATGTAGGTACCACACCGGTACTGATCCAGTATAAAAACTGTTGTGTCTTCTTTACCTTTTTGTTCATTCAGTTCATTCCTACTGAAATTATTCACTGTGAAAAGTCTAGTCCACTAAATTTATACTTAGTCAACAAAGATTTTTAAATAGGTTACAATTCATCCCCCCGTACTTTCGGATCTGTCGTGCAATAGTCGaacccgatttcgaccgtatacaatgtCCATCACTGAATGAATTGCAAAGGCATATAAAATCTGAATGCATGCCTGAAGCTAAATTTTCCAACAGAAAGTATCTGCCTTGAATCACAAAGTGTCTGATCGGCGTACTAATCTAACATCTGAGGTTCACATAAAATTCAAGACAGAAAGGAAGCCGCAAAACTTTATCAGCTGAACTTTCCAGTAGCGagttggaaaaaaaattaaatggatACAATTAGAGTTTTTTCAACTTCCTGCTTGCAAACATCACAGCTTAATACTACATGGTTTCGCACTCGGATCAAATCTTTCTCTTGTGAAGTATTCTCTATGTATTCTGCCAAGTAATAGTTCACATGGTTTGTTTATTGATCCTTTAAAcaaaaagagagggaaaaaaagCGCCATAAATCACTCAAGGGGTTATCGGTCCCACAAAAGTTTACGGGTATTGCTTCCCAATCATTAAAGATTAAGGGGGTTTAGTGAAATTTACTCTAAATTATTACTTTAATGAAAATACTATACAGAAGTGCCATAAATCACTCTTCTCTAAAAAAAAAAGTAGTAATCATAGAAAACTATTTGATCTCATCAAATAATTAATTATAGTGTCAAACAAGTAGGAACCTGGAATATAGGGAATAGAGGGCGTAATACATTTCCAACCAAGTCTGAAAGTACAATTACAATTACTCAAAGCTGAAAGCCTGCTTACATTATTAAAGgataaaaggataaaaatgtaCAAAGAGCAGAAGTCATAGTATTATTCACTCTATTTGTTCATTATGCGAGCATATGTTAGTATAATTCACTGTATGATTCACAATTATAATTCATAAGTCATGCCGACCCTTAGCAGCCTACTCTGAGGAATTGCCATAACTTTCTCCCCTTGCCTGAAGTTCTTGCGCAAGAAATTATAAGCATTGTTGACGAAAAATTTCTTCACAAATGAAGAATCTTGTTTAGCCATCACTTCTGCTTCTCCCAAGAGATAGAACACCCCTTGCTCCTTAGCTTGTGTCACAAACTGCATCTCTTCTTCTTCCGAACTAGGGGACACCATTTGTATTCGAATCGAATCTACTTGTTCGTGCAGATCGTCCTCCATGTGGATCCTGGACGAGTTTTTTGATTGTATTTGATCAGATAATACTGTTTCAACTTCTCTGTCTGCACCTTGATGATCATGCACTCCAAGAATATAACGTTCTTGTTGTATGAACTGGTTTAATTGTTCCACCAATTGGTTTTCAAAGTCCTCTGTATTCCCAAGTTGATCTTTGTACCCTAACCTAACAACACACCGGAACACCTTGTATTCTCTAGGCTCAACTTGTCGAAACAAGAAACGTTCCTGTAATGCTACTTTACTGATAGGGATGGATTTTATTGACACCAGAACTATGATAGAATGGACTGATGGAATATTGGAGACGAAGTGAGGAAATATAGGGGGAATCCCCTGTACTAGTTCAGAGTAGAGTAATCCTATCCCGGGTACTCTTTTGATGTCTGGACTCTTGGCCAAATCCCTAACGTAGTCACTGGACACCTTGTTATTGAGCTCGAATTGGTATCGAAGTTTTTGAACATAGTGCCAAGTTCCCATCATGAGCACGAGCACGACTGAAAAAGCCAAGGGTAGATAACCACCTTGCACGAATTTTGTCAGCTGGGCGGATAGGTATGTAGATTCAATGGACAAGTATACCATGTAGAATATTGTAATCCACCAGATGCTGATTTTCCATATAACAAGCATTATTAATGTCACCATATGTGTGGTAATGATCTCAGCAATAACCACAGCTATACCATAAGCATGTCCCAATTTTTCTGTGGTTTTGAAGCTGAGAGTAACTAGAACACAAGCAACCATGAGGAAGTAATTGAGTTCAGGGATATAAACCTGACCCTCATATTTGGCAGATGTGTGCATTACTTTCACCCTTGGGAAACAACCTAGACTTTGGGCCTGGGCCACAATAGAAAAGGCTCCTGATATCATTGCTTGACTTGCAATAATGGCCGCAGCAACTGCAACTACAAATGTTGGCCA is drawn from Nicotiana tabacum cultivar K326 chromosome 9, ASM71507v2, whole genome shotgun sequence and contains these coding sequences:
- the LOC107812584 gene encoding potassium transporter 5-like isoform X2; protein product: MCRYAKVSLIPNQEPEDRELSHYNLDIPSNQFRRAQKIRHKLENSKFAKFLLVFVAILGTSMVIGDGVLTPCISVLSAVSGIKPLGEDAVVGISIAILVALFCVQRFGTDKVGYSFAPAICIWFLFISGIGLYNLFKYDVSVLRAFNPKYIVDYFKRNGRKGWISLGGVFLCITGSEAMFADLGHFSVRSVQISFSCLVFPALLSAYSGQAAYLSKFPENVENTFYDSVPDPLYWPTFVVAVAAAIIASQAMISGAFSIVAQAQSLGCFPRVKVMHTSAKYEGQVYIPELNYFLMVACVLVTLSFKTTEKLGHAYGIAVVIAEIITTHMVTLIMLVIWKISIWWITIFYMVYLSIESTYLSAQLTKFVQGGYLPLAFSVVLVLMMGTWHYVQKLRYQFELNNKVSSDYVRDLAKSPDIKRVPGIGLLYSELVQGIPPIFPHFVSNIPSVHSIIVLVSIKSIPISKVALQERFLFRQVEPREYKVFRCVVRLGYKDQLGNTEDFENQLVEQLNQFIQQERYILGVHDHQGADREVETVLSDQIQSKNSSRIHMEDDLHEQVDSIRIQMVSPSSEEEEMQFVTQAKEQGVFYLLGEAEVMAKQDSSFVKKFFVNNAYNFLRKNFRQGEKVMAIPQSRLLRVGMTYEL
- the LOC107812584 gene encoding potassium transporter 5-like isoform X1: MASSDREEAAENGQLKDRKVSWAKLHRVDSLNLEAGKVSDSPARHASKADWKTILSLAFQSVGVIYGDIGTSPLYVYASTFTDNIGHKDDILGVLSLIIYTIILVPMTKYVFIVLWANDNGDGGAFALYSLMCRYAKVSLIPNQEPEDRELSHYNLDIPSNQFRRAQKIRHKLENSKFAKFLLVFVAILGTSMVIGDGVLTPCISVLSAVSGIKPLGEDAVVGISIAILVALFCVQRFGTDKVGYSFAPAICIWFLFISGIGLYNLFKYDVSVLRAFNPKYIVDYFKRNGRKGWISLGGVFLCITGSEAMFADLGHFSVRSVQISFSCLVFPALLSAYSGQAAYLSKFPENVENTFYDSVPDPLYWPTFVVAVAAAIIASQAMISGAFSIVAQAQSLGCFPRVKVMHTSAKYEGQVYIPELNYFLMVACVLVTLSFKTTEKLGHAYGIAVVIAEIITTHMVTLIMLVIWKISIWWITIFYMVYLSIESTYLSAQLTKFVQGGYLPLAFSVVLVLMMGTWHYVQKLRYQFELNNKVSSDYVRDLAKSPDIKRVPGIGLLYSELVQGIPPIFPHFVSNIPSVHSIIVLVSIKSIPISKVALQERFLFRQVEPREYKVFRCVVRLGYKDQLGNTEDFENQLVEQLNQFIQQERYILGVHDHQGADREVETVLSDQIQSKNSSRIHMEDDLHEQVDSIRIQMVSPSSEEEEMQFVTQAKEQGVFYLLGEAEVMAKQDSSFVKKFFVNNAYNFLRKNFRQGEKVMAIPQSRLLRVGMTYEL